The following proteins are co-located in the Neomonachus schauinslandi chromosome 8, ASM220157v2, whole genome shotgun sequence genome:
- the SIRT5 gene encoding NAD-dependent protein deacylase sirtuin-5, mitochondrial isoform X1, which translates to MQPLQLVPRRLLYGLYCGLKSPASSGTWICPTMARPSSNMADFRKFFAKAKHVVIISGAGVSAESGVPTFRGAGGYWRKWQAQDLATPQAFARNPSLVWEFYHYRREVMLSKEPNPGHLAIAECEARLRGQGRRVMVITQNIDELHRRAGTRNLLEIHGSLFKTRCTSCDIVAENYKSPICPALSGKGAPDPEAQDARIPVEKLPRCEEAGCGGLLRPHVVWFGENLDPAILEEVDRELTLCDLCLVVGTSSVVYPAAMFAPQVSARGVAVAEFNMETTPATNRFRFHFQGPCGTTLPEALAPHESENVS; encoded by the exons ATGCAACCTCTTCAGCTTGTCCCCCGCCGATTACTTTACGGGCTGTATTGTGGACTGAAGTCTCCAGCCTCCTCTGGAACCTGGATTTGCCCAACAATGGCTCGACCAAGTTCAA aTATGGCTGATTTTCGGAAGTTTTTTGCAAAAGCAAAGCACGTGGTCATCATTTCAGGGGCTGGTGTTAGTGCTGAGAGTGGAGTCCCAACTTTCAGAGGAGCAGGGGGCTACTGGAGAAAATGGCAAGCTCAG GACCTGGCCACCCCACAGGCCTTTGCGCGAAACCCTTCCCTGGTGTGGGAGTTCTACCACTACCGGCGGGAGgtcatgctgagcaaggagccaaacCCGGGGCACCTGGCCATCGCTGAATGTGAGGCCCGGCTGCGCGGGCAGGGCCGACGAGTCATGGTCATCACTCAGAACATCGATGAGCTGCACCGCAGGGCTGGCACCAGGAACCTTCTGGAAATCCATG GTAGCTTATTTAAAACTCGCTGTACCTCTTGTGACATTGTGGCTGAGAATTACAAGAGTCCAATTTGTCCGGCTTTATCGGGGAAAGG TGCTCCAGACCCTGAAGCTCAAGATGCCAGAATCCCAGTGGAGAAACTTCCCCG GTGCGAAGAGGCAGGGTGCGGGGGCCTGCTGCGACCTCACGTGGTGTGGTTTGGAGAAAACCTGGATCCTGCCATTCTGGAAGAGGTTGACAGAGAGCTGACCCTCTGTGACTTATGTCTAGTG GTGGGAACTTCCTCCGTGGTTTATCCTGCCGCCATGTTCGCGCCCCAGGTGTCTGCGCGGGGAGTGGCAGTGGCCGAATTCAACATGGAAACCACCCCTGCCACCAACAGATTCAG
- the SIRT5 gene encoding NAD-dependent protein deacylase sirtuin-5, mitochondrial isoform X2 produces MQPLQLVPRRLLYGLYCGLKSPASSGTWICPTMARPSSRAGVSAESGVPTFRGAGGYWRKWQAQDLATPQAFARNPSLVWEFYHYRREVMLSKEPNPGHLAIAECEARLRGQGRRVMVITQNIDELHRRAGTRNLLEIHGSLFKTRCTSCDIVAENYKSPICPALSGKGAPDPEAQDARIPVEKLPRCEEAGCGGLLRPHVVWFGENLDPAILEEVDRELTLCDLCLVVGTSSVVYPAAMFAPQVSARGVAVAEFNMETTPATNRFRFHFQGPCGTTLPEALAPHESENVS; encoded by the exons ATGCAACCTCTTCAGCTTGTCCCCCGCCGATTACTTTACGGGCTGTATTGTGGACTGAAGTCTCCAGCCTCCTCTGGAACCTGGATTTGCCCAACAATGGCTCGACCAAGTTCAA GGGCTGGTGTTAGTGCTGAGAGTGGAGTCCCAACTTTCAGAGGAGCAGGGGGCTACTGGAGAAAATGGCAAGCTCAG GACCTGGCCACCCCACAGGCCTTTGCGCGAAACCCTTCCCTGGTGTGGGAGTTCTACCACTACCGGCGGGAGgtcatgctgagcaaggagccaaacCCGGGGCACCTGGCCATCGCTGAATGTGAGGCCCGGCTGCGCGGGCAGGGCCGACGAGTCATGGTCATCACTCAGAACATCGATGAGCTGCACCGCAGGGCTGGCACCAGGAACCTTCTGGAAATCCATG GTAGCTTATTTAAAACTCGCTGTACCTCTTGTGACATTGTGGCTGAGAATTACAAGAGTCCAATTTGTCCGGCTTTATCGGGGAAAGG TGCTCCAGACCCTGAAGCTCAAGATGCCAGAATCCCAGTGGAGAAACTTCCCCG GTGCGAAGAGGCAGGGTGCGGGGGCCTGCTGCGACCTCACGTGGTGTGGTTTGGAGAAAACCTGGATCCTGCCATTCTGGAAGAGGTTGACAGAGAGCTGACCCTCTGTGACTTATGTCTAGTG GTGGGAACTTCCTCCGTGGTTTATCCTGCCGCCATGTTCGCGCCCCAGGTGTCTGCGCGGGGAGTGGCAGTGGCCGAATTCAACATGGAAACCACCCCTGCCACCAACAGATTCAG